A region from the Lates calcarifer isolate ASB-BC8 linkage group LG2, TLL_Latcal_v3, whole genome shotgun sequence genome encodes:
- the LOC108888043 gene encoding ephrin-B2a: protein MGRSAWSCSAVIFLAIVCSCRAATLESIHWSSSNAKFTPGQGLVLYPQIGDKMDIVCPRADASSGGKEEFYRVYLVSRSQIESCTIDKTDTPLLNCDKPHRDVKFTFKFQEFSPNLWGLEFLKGKDYYITSTSTGVLQGLDNTNGGVCRSKSMKLVLRVGQSSSDPPSTLQESPTRFPPTRPKSKAKATSAEENDTKSKTDAGSETGQTNPSGGGSKPGPFVWVFSGCVILLLVIVVLLVLLWRYHHRHCVPENQQSASVSLNTLAVPKRDSISSDNMGSDRSDVVFPLRASDSMVCRHYERVSTDYGPPVYIVQEITPQSPTNIYYKV, encoded by the exons ATGGGGAGAAGCGCATGGAGCTGCAGTGCCGTGATCTTTCTGGCCATCGTCTGCTCGTGTCGTGCCGCCACTCTAGAGTCCATCCACTGGAGCAGCTCCAATGCAAA ATTTACCCCGGGTCAGGGTCTGGTCCTGTATCCTCAGATAGGGGACAAGATGGACATTGTGTGTCCCCGGGCAGACGCTTCCTCGGGGGGAAAGGAGGAGTTCTACAGAGTGTACCTGGTCTCCCGCAGTCAGATAGAGAGCTGCACCATCGACAAGACGGATACACCCCTACTGAACTGTGACAAGCCTCACCGGGATGTCAAGTTCACGTTCAAGTTCCAGGAGTTCAGTCCCAACCTGTGGGGTCTGGAGTTCCTCAAGGGGAAGGACTATTATATCACTT CCACATCCACAGGGGTTCTGCAAGGTCTGGATAACACTAATGGAGGGGTGTGTAGAAGTAAATCCATGAAGCTGGTGCTGAGAGTCGGCCAAA GCTCTTCAGATCCACCTTCAACACTCCAGGAGTCTCCCACCAGATTCCCGCCCACACGACCAAAATCCAAGGCCAAGGCCACCTCTGCGGAAGAAAACGATACAAAAAGCAAAACTG ACGCAGGCTCAGAAACAGGACAAACAAACCCCAGTGGTGGTGGCTCTAAGCCGGGGCCGTTTGTCTGGGTTTTCTCCGGCTGTGTGATCCTCCTTCTGGTCATTGTTGTCCTGCTGGTCCTGCTCTGGAGGTACCATCACCGCCACTGTGTCCCGGAGAACCAgcagtctgcctctgtgtcCCTCAACACTTTGGCCGTGCCAAAGCGGGACAGCATCAGCAGCGACAACATGGGCTCAGACCGCAGTGATGTTGTCTTTCCTCTGCGGGCTTCTGACAGCATGGTCTGCCGTCACTATGAGCGTGTGAGCACCGATTATGGGCCCCCTGTGTACATAGTGCAGGAGATAACGCCCCAGAGTCCCACCAACATCTACTACAAAGTCTAA